The sequence below is a genomic window from Stigmatella aurantiaca.
CTCCAGATTGAGGCCTGGGTGCTGGCACCGGGACGGTTCTTCGGCTCGGAGTGGAAGCCGTGGATTGTGCCGGGGCTGGTGCGCGTGCTGCCACGGGACGCGGGCATCTGATAGAGGACGGGGCGCCGTCCATGCGCCTCCTGTACATCCTCGCCAGCTACGCGCTCTTCGCGCTCCTGTTCCCGGTGCTCTCGGTGTACCGGAAGACGCGCCAGGGGCTGGGGCAGCGGCTGGGGTTCTACGCGCCGGGCGTGCTGCCGAAGGGCCCCGGGCCCATGCTCTGGCTCCATGGGGCGAGCGCGGGAGACCTGCTGGCGCTCTCGCCGATGTTCGGGCCGCTGAGGGAGCGTTTTCCGGGCTGCCGGATCCTGCTCTCCACGACGACGAACACGGGCTTCCTGATGGCGAGGGACCGGCTGGCGAAGCAGATCGACGGGGTGGTGTACGCCCCTTACGACTTGTGGGGCGCCACGCGCCGGGCGGTGAAGGCCATCCAGCCGGACCTGCTGGTGCTGGAGTACACGGAGATCTGGCCCAACCTCATCCGCGCGGCGAAGCGCCAGGGCGTGGGCATCGCGCTGACCAACGGGCGCTTCTCGCCGAAGAACCTGGGCAAGTACCGGTGGCTCTTCGCGCTGATCGGCAATCCGCTCCGGGACATGGACCTGTTCCTGATGCGTCAGGAAGAGGAGGCCGGAAGGGCCCGGCAATTGGGAGCGCCCGAGGCGCGCGTCTGGGTCACGGGCAACACGAAGTTCGACGCCCTGACGGCGGCCCCGGCCCCGGAGGACGAGGCGCTGCGGCGGGCGCTGGGGCTGCCCGAGGGCGGCCAGGTGCTGATGGCGGGAAGCACCCACGAGGGCGAGGAAGCCCCGCTCCTGTCCGTGTACCGCCGCTTGCTCCCGGTGCACCCCGGGCTCCGGCTGGTGATTGCCCCTAGGTACATCGACCGGGCCGAGCGCATCCTGGGGCTGGCCCGGGATGCGGGGCTGACGGCGGGGCTGAGATCGAAGGGCAATCCCGAAGGCGGGCAGGTGGTGGTGCTCGACACGATGGGGGAGCTGGGGCGGGCGTACCGGCTGGCCACCTTGGTGTTCGTCGGCGGCTCGTTCACGAAGCGGGGCGGACAGAACATCCTGGAGCCCGCGGGGCAGGGCAAGCCGGTGCTCTACGGGCCGCACATGGACAACTTCCGGGACAGCGTGCAGGTGCTGGAGGGGCACGGAGGCCTCCAGGTCCAAGATGCGGAGGACTTCTACCGCCGGGTGTCGGAGCTGCTGTCCCGGCCGGAGGCCCTCCAGGCGCTCGGGGCACAAGCGCGGCAGACGGTGAGCCAGATTTCCGGGGCGAGTCGGCGAAACGTGGAGCACATGGGAGCGCTCCTGGCCCAGGTGTCCTCCCCTCCCATGGAAAAGAAGGAGTAAGGGCATGCCCCTGGTGATTCATCCCCACTTCCACCGGAGGTACACGGGCATCTCGCGCCACGTGGAGACCGTGGTGCGGGAGCTGGCGCGAGGCACGGAGACCCGCACCATCGGACCGCACCTGGAGCCCGCCTTGCCGCGAATCCGCTGGGGCGAGCTCTGGAGCCGGCTGAGGCGGGAGCCCCTGGTGTGGCATGCCCACCGGAACAACGAGCTGGTGGTGGGGCTGATGCTGCGGCTGCTGGGCCGGCGGGTGAAGCTGGTCTTCACCCGGCACGCCTCGCAGAAGGCGAGCGCCTACACCCGCTGGCTGGCACGGAACGCGGATGCGGTGGTGGCACTCACGAGCGAAGGGGTGGAAGCCATCGCCCTGCCCGCGACCATTGTCCACCACGGGATCGACTTGGGCCGTTTCCGTCCGCCAGAGAATCGAGACGAGGCCTGGCGCAAGCTGGGCGCCGGCGGACGCTACGGGGTGGGGGTGGTGGGACGAATCCGGCAGCCAAAAGGCCAGGGAGACTTCGTCGAGGCCATCCGGCCCCTGCTGTCGGCTCATCCGGAGTGGACGGCGGCCCTGGTGGGACTGGCCAAGGGGAAGGACGCGCAGTGGATTGCCTCGCTGTGCGAGGGGCTGGGAAA
It includes:
- a CDS encoding glycosyltransferase family 4 protein; translation: MPLVIHPHFHRRYTGISRHVETVVRELARGTETRTIGPHLEPALPRIRWGELWSRLRREPLVWHAHRNNELVVGLMLRLLGRRVKLVFTRHASQKASAYTRWLARNADAVVALTSEGVEAIALPATIVHHGIDLGRFRPPENRDEAWRKLGAGGRYGVGVVGRIRQPKGQGDFVEAIRPLLSAHPEWTAALVGLAKGKDAQWIASLCEGLGNRLVMPGEQQVVSPWYQGLSILVHPSYTEGYSMVHIEAMASGCCVVSSRLKYLDTLIEHGRTGFFFEPGDVKGMRELLDMLMREPQRAQAVGRNAAEHAQGKCGVEHEAQALQNLYDSLLAG
- a CDS encoding 3-deoxy-D-manno-octulosonic acid transferase, giving the protein MRLLYILASYALFALLFPVLSVYRKTRQGLGQRLGFYAPGVLPKGPGPMLWLHGASAGDLLALSPMFGPLRERFPGCRILLSTTTNTGFLMARDRLAKQIDGVVYAPYDLWGATRRAVKAIQPDLLVLEYTEIWPNLIRAAKRQGVGIALTNGRFSPKNLGKYRWLFALIGNPLRDMDLFLMRQEEEAGRARQLGAPEARVWVTGNTKFDALTAAPAPEDEALRRALGLPEGGQVLMAGSTHEGEEAPLLSVYRRLLPVHPGLRLVIAPRYIDRAERILGLARDAGLTAGLRSKGNPEGGQVVVLDTMGELGRAYRLATLVFVGGSFTKRGGQNILEPAGQGKPVLYGPHMDNFRDSVQVLEGHGGLQVQDAEDFYRRVSELLSRPEALQALGAQARQTVSQISGASRRNVEHMGALLAQVSSPPMEKKE